From a region of the Zingiber officinale cultivar Zhangliang chromosome 10B, Zo_v1.1, whole genome shotgun sequence genome:
- the LOC122028789 gene encoding probable inositol oxygenase — protein sequence MTIIINQPQIEEAKGVSSDSKELLLDGGFVMPDTNAFGHTFRDYDVESARQKSVEEFYRMNHVHQTYDFVKRMREDYGKLDRVAMTVWECIELLNEFVDESDPDLDEPQIEHLLQTAEAIRKDYPDEDWLHLTGLIHDLGKVLLHHKFGQLPQWAVVGDTFPVGCAFDECNVHHKHFKGNSDYLNAKYNTKLGVYSEGCGLENVLMSWGHDDYMYLVAKENKTTLPSAGLFIIRYHSFYPLHKHGAYQYLMNEQDKENMKWLHVFNKYDLYSKSKVRIDVEKVKPYYLSLIEKYFPEKLKW from the exons ATGACTATCATCATCAACCAGCCTCAGATTG AGGAAGCCAAGGGCGTTTCCTCCGATTCGAAGGAGTTGTTGTTGGATGGTGGATTTGTGATGCCTGATACAAATGCTTTCGGCCATACTTTCAG GGATTATGATGTTGAATCTGCGAGGCAGAAATCAGTGGAAGAGTTCTACAGAATGAACCATGTTCATCAAACTTATGATTTT GTTAAAAGGATGAGAGAAGATTATGGAAAGTTGGATAGGGTGGCGATGACCGTCTGGGAGTGCATTGAACTGCTTAATGAATTTGTCGACGAGAGCGATCCTGATCTCGATGAACCACAGATTGAGCACTTGTTACAGACTGCTGAGGCGATTAGGAAAGATTATCCTGATGAGGATTGGCTTCACTTGACAGGCCTGATTCATG ATCTTGGAAAGGTGCTTCTTCATCATAAATTTGGGCAGCTTCCGCAATGGGCTGTCGTCG GGGACACATTTCCTGTGGGGTGTGCTTTTGATGAATGCAATGTTCATCACAAG CATTTTAAGGGAAACTCTGATTATCTCAATGCTAAGTATAACACCAAGCTAGGAGTTTATTCTGAGGGTTGTGGACTTGAGAATGTACTAATGTCTTGGGGGCATGACGATTACATGTATCTG GTGGCTAAGGAGAACAAAACTACTTTGCCTTCAGCTGGCCTATTCATAATCAGATACCATTCGTTTTACC CTCTGCACAAGCATGGAGCATATCAGTACTTGATGAATGAGCAAGATAAAGAGAATATGAAGTGGCTTCATGTATTCAA CAAATATGATCTTTACAGCAAGAGCAAAGTCAGAATAGATGTGGAGAAGGTGAAACCATATTATCTTTCACTCATTGAAAAG TACTTCCCAGAAAAGCTGAAATGGTGA
- the LOC122028788 gene encoding uncharacterized protein LOC122028788, whose protein sequence is MALRIVRSSINAFLDGYQSFTSIAALLVLPASASILLSQALVPFSGPVVKTISFRLSALFQAAMFPASAEFFALLNVKLAQTVFSFLATLPIVLTFLLVAKACVVLAVCGGGGRIRRGTPSLSTALRLYRSILPTHLFNSFLLLSTNATVFAFLFLVFNVADVLGLATSTALLLLLSAAGAVLYSVVIANATVICNLALVVAAVDDCGGLLPALKAFFLVRGRASTALGLALPANLGMAAVEALFQYRVVRQYNISGELSSSLLWEAFSIAYLHASLLILEVIMNCKFYEVCTVENKHEHERHQGELELKEKASLFV, encoded by the coding sequence ATGGCTCTTAGGATCGTAAGGAGCTCCATCAATGCCTTCTTGGACGGTTACCAGTCGTTCACCTCCATTGCTGCTCTGCTCGTCTTGCCGGCGTCGGCGTCCATTCTGTTGTCGCAGGCGCTGGTTCCGTTCTCGGGGCCGGTCGTCAAAACGATCTCTTTCCGCCTGTCGGCGCTGTTCCAGGCTGCGATGTTCCCTGCTTCGGCGGAGTTCTTCGCCCTGCTCAACGTGAAGCTGGCGCAGACCGTGTTCTCCTTCTTGGCCACGCTGCCGATCGTCCTTACTTTCCTCCTCGTCGCCAAAGCTTGCGTTGTCCTTGCTGTGTGTGGCGGCGGCGGGAGGATTCGGAGGGGGACGCCGTCGCTATCCACTGCCCTCCGCCTCTACCGATCGATCCTCCCCACCCACCTCTTCaactccttcctcctcctctccaccaacgCCACCGTCTTCGCCTTCCTGTTCCTAGTCTTCAACGTCGCCGACGTCCTCGGCCTCGCCACCAGCActgccctcctcctcctcctctctgccGCCGGCGCCGTCCTATACTCCGTCGTGATTGCCAACGCGACCGTGATCTGCAATCTGGCCCTCGTCGTTGCCGCCGTGGATGACTGCGGCGGGCTGCTCCCGGCGCTCAAGGCGTTCTTTTTAGTGAGGGGGCGTGCGTCGACCGCGCTGGGATTGGCTTTGCCGGCCAACCTCGGAATGGCTGCCGTGGaggctctgtttcagtacagagTGGTCCGGCAATACAACATTTCAGGGGAATTAAGTTCGTCTCTGCTGTGGGAGGCTTTCTCCATTGCTTACCTCCACGCATCGCTGCTGATCCTCGAGGTCATCATGAACTGCAAGTTCTACGAAGTTTGTACAGTCGAGAATAAACACGAGCATGAGCGTCATCAAGGAGAACTGGAGCTAAAGGAGAAGGCTTCACTATTTGTTTAA
- the LOC122028790 gene encoding transcription factor bHLH113-like isoform X2 produces the protein MDDESFMDMLRSGEEEDYVFSPASCLSSSSSSFYSSSMLCFGAKEEKPPAAVVRGASQKSTDSSLSSLSSSPPSTTINSSKSPTKKAASRGRGRGATTGTTKKPKTEAPDAPAGMIMVRKEKLGERIMALQQLVSPFGKSDTASVLHEALGYIRFLHEQVQVLSSPYLQGLPSSAHLHGERGSDLRSRGLCLVPVAYTEHVASSNGADLWSRAVGNSRGSSGAKH, from the exons ATGGACGATGAGAGCTTCATGGACATGTTGCGATCGGGCGAGGAAGAGGATTACGTCTTCTCGCCCGCGTCTTGCCTTTCTTCCTCGTCCTCTTCCTTTTACTCCTCTTCGATGCTCTGTTTCGGTGCCAAGGAAGAAAAGCCCCCCGCGGCAGTGGTCCGTGGGGCTTCCCAGAAGTCAACCGACTCTTCTCTGTCTTCCCTCTCATCTTCTCCGCCTTCCACCACCATCAATAGCTCCAAGTCCCCCACCAAG AAAGCTGCAAgtagagggagagggagaggggcgaCAACGGGTACTACCAAGAAGCCCAAAACAGAGGCCCCTGATGCTCCGGCAGGCATGATTATGGTGAGGAAGGAGAAGTTAGGGGAAAGAATTATGGCGCTGCAGCAACTGGTTTCACCCTTCGGCAAG TCGGATACGGCATCGGTTCTGCATGAAGCTCTGGGATACATCAGATTCCTGCACGAGCAAGTCCAG GTTCTGAGCTCTCCCTACCTGCAAGGCCTGCCGTCCTCTGCCCACCTGCAC GGAGAGAGGGGGAGCGATCTGCGAAGCCGGGGGCTGTGCCTGGTCCCGGTGGCGTACACGGAGCACGTAGCGAGCAGCAACGGCGCCGATCTCTGGTCGCGTGCCGTCGGGAACAGCAGGGGCTCCTCCGGCGCCAAGCACTAA
- the LOC122028790 gene encoding transcription factor bHLH113-like isoform X1: MEEEGFGDQMDDESFMDMLRSGEEEDYVFSPASCLSSSSSSFYSSSMLCFGAKEEKPPAAVVRGASQKSTDSSLSSLSSSPPSTTINSSKSPTKKAASRGRGRGATTGTTKKPKTEAPDAPAGMIMVRKEKLGERIMALQQLVSPFGKSDTASVLHEALGYIRFLHEQVQVLSSPYLQGLPSSAHLHGERGSDLRSRGLCLVPVAYTEHVASSNGADLWSRAVGNSRGSSGAKH; encoded by the exons ATGGAAGAAGAGGGGTTCGGCGACCAAATGGACGATGAGAGCTTCATGGACATGTTGCGATCGGGCGAGGAAGAGGATTACGTCTTCTCGCCCGCGTCTTGCCTTTCTTCCTCGTCCTCTTCCTTTTACTCCTCTTCGATGCTCTGTTTCGGTGCCAAGGAAGAAAAGCCCCCCGCGGCAGTGGTCCGTGGGGCTTCCCAGAAGTCAACCGACTCTTCTCTGTCTTCCCTCTCATCTTCTCCGCCTTCCACCACCATCAATAGCTCCAAGTCCCCCACCAAG AAAGCTGCAAgtagagggagagggagaggggcgaCAACGGGTACTACCAAGAAGCCCAAAACAGAGGCCCCTGATGCTCCGGCAGGCATGATTATGGTGAGGAAGGAGAAGTTAGGGGAAAGAATTATGGCGCTGCAGCAACTGGTTTCACCCTTCGGCAAG TCGGATACGGCATCGGTTCTGCATGAAGCTCTGGGATACATCAGATTCCTGCACGAGCAAGTCCAG GTTCTGAGCTCTCCCTACCTGCAAGGCCTGCCGTCCTCTGCCCACCTGCAC GGAGAGAGGGGGAGCGATCTGCGAAGCCGGGGGCTGTGCCTGGTCCCGGTGGCGTACACGGAGCACGTAGCGAGCAGCAACGGCGCCGATCTCTGGTCGCGTGCCGTCGGGAACAGCAGGGGCTCCTCCGGCGCCAAGCACTAA